One Calditrichia bacterium DNA window includes the following coding sequences:
- a CDS encoding choice-of-anchor B family protein — protein sequence MKTMLNKLFLLMLLSGFAFAQGEINLTLLSNFDPYPSIGYNDCWGYTAPDGKEYAFLGVLNGTSVVNISDPLNPVEVGFVPSNTSTWKDIKTYDHYAYVVIDASGNGLQVIDLSDLPNSVSLVNTFTGGGFASSHNIFIDENNAILYAQGGGGVRVISLADPANPVQLTTISAPSVHDVFATGDRLYVSEGWQFSYSIWDVSDPTIPALLGRFNTPSSGYAHNAWATDDGNYLMTTEEVPAGKTVKLWDVQDPQNATLMDDYIATATSRPHNVHIKGQYAYLAHYWDGLRILDISDPSNILEVASYDTYPGVGSNYEGNWGAFPYFNSGKVLASDRTYGLFIFYFDGANITGLDDPPAQNLPSEFQLAQNYPNPFNPATSIEYNLPESGEVMLDIFDITGKKVRTLVNQRQTAGSQYRIVWDATDENGKAVSSGIYFYRLQVRGETASFSQTKRMVYMR from the coding sequence AACCATGCTTAACAAGCTGTTTCTATTGATGTTGTTATCAGGCTTCGCTTTTGCACAAGGCGAAATAAACCTAACACTTTTGTCCAATTTCGATCCTTATCCATCGATCGGTTACAACGATTGTTGGGGCTACACCGCACCGGATGGCAAAGAATATGCATTTTTAGGTGTGTTAAATGGCACCAGCGTTGTGAACATCAGCGATCCCCTAAATCCGGTAGAGGTCGGTTTTGTGCCGTCTAACACCAGCACCTGGAAAGATATTAAAACGTATGATCACTATGCATATGTTGTTATCGATGCATCGGGAAATGGGCTGCAGGTGATTGATCTTTCCGATTTGCCCAACAGTGTATCATTGGTGAATACATTTACCGGTGGCGGGTTTGCGTCGTCACACAATATTTTTATCGATGAAAACAACGCCATTTTATACGCCCAGGGTGGTGGCGGAGTTCGGGTGATCAGTTTAGCAGACCCGGCAAACCCGGTTCAGTTGACCACTATTTCCGCACCCAGCGTTCACGATGTTTTTGCAACGGGTGATCGTCTTTATGTGTCCGAAGGATGGCAGTTTAGTTACAGCATTTGGGATGTCAGCGATCCGACAATCCCGGCGTTGTTGGGGCGATTCAATACACCCTCATCCGGTTATGCCCACAACGCCTGGGCAACAGACGACGGCAATTATCTGATGACCACAGAGGAAGTTCCGGCAGGTAAAACGGTAAAATTGTGGGATGTGCAAGATCCCCAAAACGCAACATTAATGGACGATTACATTGCGACAGCAACCAGCAGACCGCATAACGTGCATATCAAAGGGCAGTACGCATATCTCGCACATTATTGGGACGGGTTACGGATTCTCGACATTTCCGATCCTTCAAATATTTTGGAAGTGGCATCTTACGATACATATCCAGGGGTTGGCAGCAACTACGAAGGCAACTGGGGCGCGTTTCCTTATTTCAATTCCGGGAAAGTGCTGGCAAGTGATCGCACCTACGGATTGTTTATTTTCTATTTTGATGGCGCAAACATAACCGGATTGGATGATCCGCCGGCACAAAATCTGCCATCCGAATTCCAACTGGCGCAGAATTATCCGAACCCGTTCAACCCAGCAACTTCTATCGAATACAATTTGCCAGAATCCGGTGAAGTTATGTTGGATATTTTTGATATCACCGGAAAAAAAGTGCGCACACTCGTCAATCAGCGGCAAACTGCCGGAAGCCAATACCGCATCGTTTGGGACGCAACAGATGAAAACGGCAAAGCTGTCAGCTCCGGAATTTATTTTTATCGATTACAAGTTCGGGGGGAAACAGCCTCGTTTTCTCAAACGAAACGTATGGTTTACATGCGTTAA